One segment of Triticum aestivum cultivar Chinese Spring chromosome 2A, IWGSC CS RefSeq v2.1, whole genome shotgun sequence DNA contains the following:
- the LOC123186302 gene encoding uncharacterized protein isoform X1, with the protein MVLGGCGNGGDGARANQFNGGRSTGQRQQHGGCPLGWEGNGNANRSGSGNHDANPNDSEKSWKGIKDNNLYDPWNHAWPYYGGFDCVYCSLKHKGGGATRVAEHLGGIVGNVRSCPNVPRNVRDAMRECRDESKRKKRDKQNSRLRIERNIMEGLYQKGGVINILDDEEEEIQMNIREALRDPSVSHRVERRIGRGGVGDVRVSVGKRSITAYFDKQLSSNKVSMRPKITSALDPNSRDALGLAWSKFFHANDIAGRKADCPYFRAAVKITQQLGPAPIPTAKEIDGKYLEANYDEATSFLQKFKQDWKNFGVTLMCDSWTGPTGMSLINFMVYCNTRMFFLNTMMRRMSMSKLRVRMTTKIMSMLIMRVRMMMG; encoded by the exons GTAATGGAAATGCAAATAGGAGTGGTAGTGGCAACCATGATGCAAATCCAAATGATTCCGAAAAATCTTGGAAAG GAATTAAAGATAATAACTTGTATGATCCTTGGAACCATGCATGGCCGTATTATGGGGGTTTTGATTGTGTGTACTGCAGCCTAAAGCACAAAGGTGGAGGTGCAACCCGTGTTGCGGAGCACCTTGGTGGTATTGTAGGTAATGTGAGGAGCTGCCCCAATGTGCCAAGAAATGTGAGAGATGCAATGAGAGAGTGCCGGGATGAATCAAAGAGGAAGAAAAGAGACAAACAAAATAGCAGGCTGAGAATTGAAAGAAATATTATGGAAGGGTTGTATCAAAAAGGAGGGGTGATTAACATactagatgatgaagaagaagaaatacagaTGAATATTAGAGAGGCCTTGCGTGACCCGAGTGTCTCCCACAGAGTTGAAAGGAGGATTGGTAGGGGGGGCGTGGGTGATGTGCGGGTTTCTGTTGGCAAAAGGAGTATCACTGCCTATTTTGACAAACAATTATCCAGCAACAAAGTATCTATGCGGCCCAAGATCACTAGTGCTTTGGATCCTAATTCAAGAGATGCACTTGGCCTAGCTTGGTCCAAGTTTTTTCATGCCAATGATATTGCTGGACGTAAAGCTGATTGCCCATACTTCCGAGCTGCTGTGAAGATCACTCAACAATTAGGGCCTGCTCCTATACCAACCGCGAAGGAGATTGATGGGAAATATTTGGAGGCTAACTATGATGAAGCTACTTCCtttcttcaaaaatttaaacaagATTGGAAAAACTTCGGTGTGACTCTTATGTGTGACTCTTGGACTGGTCCAACAGGAATGAGCCTCATAAACTTCATGGTATATTGTAATACACGAATGTTCTTCCTCAATACCATGATGAGGAGAATGAGTATGTCGAAACTGAGAGTGAGGATGACGACGAAGATAATGAGTATGTTGATAATGAGAGTGAGGATGATGATGGGGTga
- the LOC123186302 gene encoding uncharacterized protein isoform X2 — protein sequence MEEARCALLPCNGNANRSGSGNHDANPNDSEKSWKGIKDNNLYDPWNHAWPYYGGFDCVYCSLKHKGGGATRVAEHLGGIVGNVRSCPNVPRNVRDAMRECRDESKRKKRDKQNSRLRIERNIMEGLYQKGGVINILDDEEEEIQMNIREALRDPSVSHRVERRIGRGGVGDVRVSVGKRSITAYFDKQLSSNKVSMRPKITSALDPNSRDALGLAWSKFFHANDIAGRKADCPYFRAAVKITQQLGPAPIPTAKEIDGKYLEANYDEATSFLQKFKQDWKNFGVTLMCDSWTGPTGMSLINFMVYCNTRMFFLNTMMRRMSMSKLRVRMTTKIMSMLIMRVRMMMG from the exons GTAATGGAAATGCAAATAGGAGTGGTAGTGGCAACCATGATGCAAATCCAAATGATTCCGAAAAATCTTGGAAAG GAATTAAAGATAATAACTTGTATGATCCTTGGAACCATGCATGGCCGTATTATGGGGGTTTTGATTGTGTGTACTGCAGCCTAAAGCACAAAGGTGGAGGTGCAACCCGTGTTGCGGAGCACCTTGGTGGTATTGTAGGTAATGTGAGGAGCTGCCCCAATGTGCCAAGAAATGTGAGAGATGCAATGAGAGAGTGCCGGGATGAATCAAAGAGGAAGAAAAGAGACAAACAAAATAGCAGGCTGAGAATTGAAAGAAATATTATGGAAGGGTTGTATCAAAAAGGAGGGGTGATTAACATactagatgatgaagaagaagaaatacagaTGAATATTAGAGAGGCCTTGCGTGACCCGAGTGTCTCCCACAGAGTTGAAAGGAGGATTGGTAGGGGGGGCGTGGGTGATGTGCGGGTTTCTGTTGGCAAAAGGAGTATCACTGCCTATTTTGACAAACAATTATCCAGCAACAAAGTATCTATGCGGCCCAAGATCACTAGTGCTTTGGATCCTAATTCAAGAGATGCACTTGGCCTAGCTTGGTCCAAGTTTTTTCATGCCAATGATATTGCTGGACGTAAAGCTGATTGCCCATACTTCCGAGCTGCTGTGAAGATCACTCAACAATTAGGGCCTGCTCCTATACCAACCGCGAAGGAGATTGATGGGAAATATTTGGAGGCTAACTATGATGAAGCTACTTCCtttcttcaaaaatttaaacaagATTGGAAAAACTTCGGTGTGACTCTTATGTGTGACTCTTGGACTGGTCCAACAGGAATGAGCCTCATAAACTTCATGGTATATTGTAATACACGAATGTTCTTCCTCAATACCATGATGAGGAGAATGAGTATGTCGAAACTGAGAGTGAGGATGACGACGAAGATAATGAGTATGTTGATAATGAGAGTGAGGATGATGATGGGGTga